In Apium graveolens cultivar Ventura chromosome 10, ASM990537v1, whole genome shotgun sequence, the following are encoded in one genomic region:
- the LOC141690396 gene encoding uncharacterized protein LOC141690396 → MPFKLAYGTEAMLPIKVGSPSHRAINFEEVANEEGLRTNLELIKEVRDQAIARMERYKEKTKQHCSKKSWVKNFQVRDLVLRDTEASDPTNTEKLMPRWEGPYKIKQVLRPGTYKLMNFDESEIPNTWHGLRLRKFY, encoded by the coding sequence ATGCCCTTCAAACTGGCTTACGGGACTGAAGCAATGCTTCCCATCAAGGTAGGATCCCCGTCTCACCGGGCAATAAACTTTGAAGAGGTAGCCAACGAGGAGGGGCTCAGGACAAACCTCGAGCTAATTAAAGAGGTCCGAGACCAGGCTATCGCAAGGATGGAGAGGTACAAAGAAAAAACTAAGCAACACTGTAGCAAGAAGTCCTGGGTCAAGAACTTCCAAGTTAGAGACCTGGTACTTCGAGACACAGAAGCTTCAGATCCAACAAACACTGAAAAGCTGATGCCTAGGTGGGAAGGGCCTTACAAAATCAAGCAAGTTTTAAGGCCGGGAACCTATAAGCTGATGAACTTTGATGAATCCGAGATCCCAAACACCTGGCACGGACTCAGGCTTAGAAAATTCTATTAA